The segment GTTGGTCTCGGGAGTTAATAATGTTATCCAGGTCAAGGGCTCCACCGGGTGCCCCCGCAGCGGTTATATCAACTTTTACAAACACAATTGAAAGCATGCCAAATATATGATATTATATCCATATTATGCTTCACAAACCTTAAAACCTATGAGGTTCATAACCATTAACGTTAAAGTACACTGACGTCAGTAAACGTGGCACAAGGCATCTATATGCACTAGAATGAACTTATATGGGGGTGCCTCAATGGGTATGTTGGTGGACTTTATCAACTGGCTGGATGGGGAAGTCTGGGGCCTGCCAATGATAGTGCTGCTGGTGGGCACAGGACTTTTCCTGACAATAATACTGAGGGCAATTCAGTTCCGGCGTCTGGGGTGGTCAATAAGGTTCACCCTCTTCGAGGGCAGGAAGAAAGGCGGCGAGGGTGACATCACCCCGTTCCAGGCGCTGATGGCAACGATATCTGGAACCGTCGGTATCGGAAACATCGCCGGTGTCGCAACTGCAATCCACTACGGTGGTCCCGGAGCCCTTTTCTGGATGTGGGTCACTGCCCTGGTCGGCATGGCCACCAGGTACTCCGAGGGCCTTCTCGGTGTCGCGTTCAGGGACAAACTGCCCGACGGCACGATGATAGGAGGAACCTTCAACTTCCTTGAGAAGGGCTTCGCCATGGAGAATATCCCCAAGACCGGCAAGTACATAGCCTCGATATTCACGCTCCTCTTTGCAGTGTTCATAGGATACTCAGCTACGGGCTTCAGCGGTGCGCTTCAGATCGGTGCAATAATCGTGGCAATTCTCTTTGCGATACTCGGGCTGTTCCTGCTCAAGGACGACGCATATCCAACGCTTGGAAAGGTTCTCGCGGTGCTGTTTGCAATATTTGCAGCCATAGCGGCCTTCGGTATAGGTAACATGACCCAGTCCAACTCGGTCGCGGATGCAGTAAACACCGCATTCAACGTCCCACCATGGGTATCCGGCGCCATACTGGCAATACTGACTTTCATAGTCGTCATAGGAGGTATCAAGAGGATCGGTGAAGTCGCCGAGATGCTCGTGCCATTCATGGCAATAGTCTACTTCCTCTTCGCCATAGGCGTCTGGATCAAGTTTGCAGGAAAGCTGCCGTCAGCGTTCGCGTTGATATTCCAGGACGCGTTCACAGGAAAGGCCGTCGCCGGTGGGGCAATAGGCCAGGTAATCCTCTGGGGTGTCAAGAGGGGACTGTTCTCCAACGAAGCTGGTCTCGGTACGGCAACCCTCGCCCACGCCGCGGCCAAGACTGACCACCCATCAAGGCAGGCCCACGTCGCAATGCTCGGCCCGTTCATCGACACCCTGATAATCTGTACCCTAACCGGTGTCTCCATAGTTGTTACGGAGGCCTACAGCATGTACCCCGACCTCAACGGTGCACCGCTGACCCAGGCAGCCTTCGCCGCCGCCTTTGGACACGCGGGAGAGATAATGGTCGCCATAGGCATCATACTCTTCGCCTACTCGACAATACTCGCCTGGTCGTTCTACGGCAGGCAGAACGTCATGTACCTCGCCAAGTGGCTTGAGCAGGATCCTGAGAAGTTCGCAAGGCTCTATCCGAAGCTGCACCTCGTTTACAACCTGCTCTTCGTCGTCTTCATCTACGTCGGTGCCGTAACGAAGCTGGAGACCGTCTGGACGTTCTCAGACATGATGAACGGACTGATGGCGATACCGAACCTCATAGGCCTGCTCGTGCTGTTCTGGTTCGTCAGAGAAAAGACGGACGAGTTCGTCGCGGCCAACCCGTGACCTTTTCGTTTTTTCTCTTTAGCATCCCGGGGCGATAGCTATGTCTTCTGAGTATCCGCGAATAGTTGTCACTTCACCCGGCCCAAAGGCCAGAGAACTGATAGAGAGGGAAAAAGGGGTCATCTCGCCGGGTCTCGGCGTCAAGCTCTTCCCCGTTGTCCCTGAAAGGGGCTACGGGGCACTGATAGAGGATGTCGATGGCAACGTCTTCATAGACTTCCTTGCCGGAGCGGCGGCGGCTTCAACCGGCTACGCCCACCCAAAACTCGTAAAGGAAGTCCAGGAGCAGGTCGCGAGGATACAGCACTCGATGATAGGCTACACGTACAGCAAAAGGGCGATCGAAGTGGCAGAGATACTTGCGAAGAGGGCCCCAATCGAAGACCCCCTGATCCTGTTCGGACTGAGCGGGAGCGACGCGATGGATTTGACCATGCAGACCGCAAGGTTTGCCACGAAAAAACCGTGGATGATAGCGTTTATCGGAGCCTACCACGGACAGACCTACGGTGCCACCTCGATAGCGGCATTCCAGAGCTCTCAGAAGAGGGGGCTCTCCCCGCTCGTCCCAAACGTCGTGTGGGTGCCCTACCCGAACCCCTACCGGAACGTCTGGGGAATAAACGGCTACGAAGAGCCAGACGAGCTGATAAACCGCTTCCTAGACTATCTTGAGAGCTACATCTTTGCCCACGTCCTCCCCCCGGAGGAAACTGCAGTTCTAATAGCCGAGCCAATACAGGGCGATGCGGGGATAGTGGTGCCCCCAGATGACTTCTTCATTGAGCTCAAAAAACTCCTCGATGAGCACGGAATACTTCTGGCTATGGATGAGGTGCAGACCGGAATCGGAAGAACCGGGAAGTGGTTCGCGAGCGAGTGGTTTGGAGTCGAGCCGGACCTGCTGGCGTTTGGCAAGGGGGTGGCCAGTGGGATGGGCCTCAGCGGTGTCATCGGGAGAAGGGAACTGATGGAAGGGCTTACAAGCGGGTCGGCGCTCCTCACGCCTGCTGCAAACCCCGTGGTTTCTGCGGCCGCCTACGCCACGCTGAAGATAATCGAAGAGGAGAACCTGCTAGAAAACGCCCTGCGCGTCGGTTCCCTCATCCGGAAGCGCCTGAGGGAGATGCAGGAGGAGTACAGGATAATTGGAGACGTCCGCGGCAGGGGTCTAATGATAGGAGCGGAGATAGTCAAGCCGGACGGAAAGCCTGACCCCGAGCTGACGGGTAAAATCTGCTGGCGCGCCTTCGAGCTGGGCCTCATCCTGCCGAGCTACGGAATGTTCGGGAACGTTATCAGGATAACGCCGCCGCTCGTGATAACCGAGGAGCTGGCAGAGAGGGGCTTAGAGATAATGGAGACCGCACTGAAGGACGCGCTGGCTGGCAGGGTGACCCACAGGGTCGTGACGTGGCATTGAGTACCTCGGGATTCTTTTCAATATTTCTTCATCCGCTAACCATTTAAGCTAA is part of the Thermococcus sp. genome and harbors:
- a CDS encoding sodium:alanine symporter family protein, with amino-acid sequence MGMLVDFINWLDGEVWGLPMIVLLVGTGLFLTIILRAIQFRRLGWSIRFTLFEGRKKGGEGDITPFQALMATISGTVGIGNIAGVATAIHYGGPGALFWMWVTALVGMATRYSEGLLGVAFRDKLPDGTMIGGTFNFLEKGFAMENIPKTGKYIASIFTLLFAVFIGYSATGFSGALQIGAIIVAILFAILGLFLLKDDAYPTLGKVLAVLFAIFAAIAAFGIGNMTQSNSVADAVNTAFNVPPWVSGAILAILTFIVVIGGIKRIGEVAEMLVPFMAIVYFLFAIGVWIKFAGKLPSAFALIFQDAFTGKAVAGGAIGQVILWGVKRGLFSNEAGLGTATLAHAAAKTDHPSRQAHVAMLGPFIDTLIICTLTGVSIVVTEAYSMYPDLNGAPLTQAAFAAAFGHAGEIMVAIGIILFAYSTILAWSFYGRQNVMYLAKWLEQDPEKFARLYPKLHLVYNLLFVVFIYVGAVTKLETVWTFSDMMNGLMAIPNLIGLLVLFWFVREKTDEFVAANP
- a CDS encoding acetyl ornithine aminotransferase family protein produces the protein MSSEYPRIVVTSPGPKARELIEREKGVISPGLGVKLFPVVPERGYGALIEDVDGNVFIDFLAGAAAASTGYAHPKLVKEVQEQVARIQHSMIGYTYSKRAIEVAEILAKRAPIEDPLILFGLSGSDAMDLTMQTARFATKKPWMIAFIGAYHGQTYGATSIAAFQSSQKRGLSPLVPNVVWVPYPNPYRNVWGINGYEEPDELINRFLDYLESYIFAHVLPPEETAVLIAEPIQGDAGIVVPPDDFFIELKKLLDEHGILLAMDEVQTGIGRTGKWFASEWFGVEPDLLAFGKGVASGMGLSGVIGRRELMEGLTSGSALLTPAANPVVSAAAYATLKIIEEENLLENALRVGSLIRKRLREMQEEYRIIGDVRGRGLMIGAEIVKPDGKPDPELTGKICWRAFELGLILPSYGMFGNVIRITPPLVITEELAERGLEIMETALKDALAGRVTHRVVTWH